The proteins below come from a single Elgaria multicarinata webbii isolate HBS135686 ecotype San Diego chromosome 11, rElgMul1.1.pri, whole genome shotgun sequence genomic window:
- the LOC134405911 gene encoding vomeronasal type-2 receptor 26-like, whose amino-acid sequence MNCLTIDPAPLAFESYQSGDFIIGGMVSQICTFSPAFNFKECPWQEFSEFRMVVTKFYQHILALDFAVNEINKNPKILPNVTLGFHIYDSYNDAQMTYRTTLDLLFKSHRFVPNYECDANKKLIAIIGALAFDASLHMAKLLNIYKIPQLTYGSYAQAESEMMQFPSFYRMVPNEAYQYKGIISLFKYFGWTWVGLFVVDDDQGERFLQAFEPLLSENGICSDFTIPIPARASINRKLTIGDFVANNYYRLINFGKSKIFVIYGEIYTLMYMYYYLYEIGIPEHKENIFVGKVWIITAQIDFILADVSRDSNLQVFQGAIYFKIHSNELFGFEKFLQMLKPDWSKADDFLELFWEQAFDCSFPDPLVPYKVSGRCTGEERLENLPAHAFEMPMTGHSYSIYNAAYAAAHALHALCSSRANHRGMVGAKSVELKNLQPWQLHQFLQHFSFNNSAGEKISLNDNREIQGGFDITNLVTFPNSSFLKVKIGWVDPNGLEGEEFTINKDMIVWHSGYNQILPISVCSDSCQPGYRKTKVEGKKFCCYDCNRCPKGKISNQTSPDDCSECPEDLYPNKDQDECIPKVISFLSFEEPLGKSLASIAVSFSLITVLVLHTFIKHRDTPIVKANNRGLTYTLLISLLLCFLSSLLFLGKPEKLTCLLQQPVFGLIFSVAVSCVLAKTITVVVAFMANKPGSTMRKWVGKRLATSIILSCSLIQVGICVVWLTTSPPFLDLDMQSVPEEITVQCHVGSAIMFYLVLGYMALLSIISFSVAFLARNLPDTFNESKFITFSMLMFCSVWLSFFPAYLSTKGKYMVAVEIFSILASSAGLLGCIFSPKCYILLFKPELNNRELIREKIPQSAIELLNLRRSEKRGILYLRAHVALWYLGLQTCSWLPTLCPSKIPKYLGMGSGNYLSAGANSGNLEIRLRDKASAIPLSSPGTCLA is encoded by the exons ATGAATTGTCTCACTATTGATCCTGCCCCTCTTGCATTTGAGTCATATCAGTCAGGGGACTTCATTATCGGTGGGATGGTTTCTCAGATTTGTACCTTTTCCCCAGCATTTAATTTCAAGGAATGTCCTTGGCAGGAGTTCTCTGAATTCAGAAT GGTGgtgacaaagttctaccagcacatcTTGGCCTTGGATTTTGCTGTCAATGAGATCAATAAGAATCCCAAGATCTTACCGAATGTCACACTTggattccacatctatgacagctacaaCGATGCTCAGATGACCTATCGTACCACCCTGGACCTTCTCTTCAAATCCCACAGATTTGTCCCCAACTATGAATGTGATGCCAACAAAAAACTAATAGCCATCATTGGGGCACTTGCCTTTGATGCCTCACTACACATGGCAAAACTATTAAAtatctacaagattccacag CTCACCTATGGCTCATATGCCCAAGCAGAGAGTGAAATGATGCAGTTCCCCTCTTTTTACCGCATGGTCCCAAATGAAGCCTATCAGTATAAGGGAATTATCAGCTTGTTTAAGTATTTCGGATGGACGTGGGTTGGGCTCTTTGTGGTGGATGATGATCAAGGAGAACGTTTCCTGCAGGCCTTTGAGCCATTGCTTTCCGAGAATGGAATCTGTTCAGACTTCACAATACCAATCCCTGCCCGAGCAAGTATTAACAGAAAACTAACTATAGGAGATTTTGTAGCCAATAATTATTATAGGCTCATCAATTTTGGGAAATCTAAAATATTTGTCATCTATGGTGAAATATATACCTTGAtgtatatgtattattatttatatgaaaTAGGAATTCCTGAACATAAGGAAAATATATTTGTTGGAAAGGTATGGATTATAACAGCCCAGATTGATTTTATACTAGCAGATGTAAGCCGGGATTCCAATTTGCAAGTGTTCCAAGGCGCCATATACTTCAAGATTCACTCAAATGAACTTTTTGGGTTTGAGAAGTTTCTTCAGATGCTAAAACCTGATTGGTCAAAAGCAGATGACTTCCTGGAGCTGTTCTGGGAACAAGCATTTGACTGTTCTTTCCCAGATCCCCTGGTACCTTACAAGGTCTCTGGAAGATGCACTGGGGAGGAGAGGCTGGAGAACCTCCCTGCGCATGCTTTTGAAATGCCCATGACCGGCCACAGCTACAGTATTTATAATGCAGCTTATGCTGCAGCACACGCTTTACATGCCCTTTGCTCATCTCGGGCCAACCACAGAGGAATGGTGGGTGCCAAAAGTGTTGAACTAAAGAATCTGCAACCTTGGCAG CTCCACCAATTTCTTCAACACTTTTCATTTAACAACTCCGCTGGAGAAAAAATATCTTTGAATGATAACAGGGAAATACAAGGGGGATTTGATATTACAAACTTGGTTACATTTCCAAACAGCTCCTTCCTTAAAGTTAAAATTGGATGGGTTGATCCCAATGGTCTTGAAGGAGAAGAATTCACCATTAATAAGGACATGATTGTTTGGCACAGCGGCTATAATCAG ATCCTGCCAATTTCTGTCTGTAGTGATTCCTGCCAACCTGGATATCGGAAGACAAAGGTGGAAGGGAAGAAGTTTTGCTGTTACGATTGTAATCGATGTCcaaaagggaagatttcaaatcaAACTA gccCTGATGACTGCTCTGAATGCCCAGAAGATCTATATCcaaacaaagaccaagatgaatgCATCCCAAAAGTCATAAGCTTCCTGTCCTTTGAAGAACCCTTAGGGAAAAGTTTAGCTTCCattgctgtttctttttccttgatcACAGTCTTGGTGCTGCACACCTTTATTAAGCACAGGGAtacccccatagtcaaagccaacaatcgGGGCCTCActtacactctcctcatctctctcctgCTTTGCTTCCTCTCTTCTTTGTTGTTCCTCGGAAAGCCTGAGAAACTGACTTGCCTTCTTCAACAACCAGTTTTTGGTttgatcttctcagtggctgtttcatgtgtgttggccaaaaccatcactgtggttgtAGCTTTCATGGCCAACAAGCCAGGGTCTACcatgaggaagtgggtgggaaaaAGACTGGCCACCTCCATTATTCTTTCTTGCTCCCTCATTCAAGTTGGCATTTGTGTTGTGTGGCTCAcaacctctcccccattcctGGATTTAGACATGCAGTCAGTCCCTGAAGAAATCACTGTGCAATGTCATGTAGGTTCTGCCATCATGTTTTATCTTGTCCTAGGCTACATGGCACTACTATCCATCATCAGCTTTTCCGTGGCTTTCTTAGCTAGGAATTTGCCAGACACCTTTAATGAATCCAAATTTATCACCTTTAGTATGCTgatgttctgcagtgtttggttGTCATTTTTTCcagcctacctgagcaccaagggcaaATACATGGTCgcagtggagatcttctctatcttagcttCTAGTGCTGGGTTGTTAGGCTGTATCTTCTCTCCAAAATGTTACATTCTTCTCTTCAAGCCTGAGCTGAACAACAGGGAACTGAT